In Mycolicibacterium phocaicum, one DNA window encodes the following:
- the mihF gene encoding integration host factor, actinobacterial type, with the protein MALPQLTDEQRAAALEKAAAARRARAELKDRLKRGGTNLKQVLTDAETDEVLGKMKVSALLEALPKVGKVKAQEIMTELEIAPTRRLRGLGDRQRKALLEKFDFS; encoded by the coding sequence GTGGCCCTTCCCCAGTTGACCGACGAACAGCGCGCGGCAGCGTTGGAGAAGGCTGCTGCCGCACGTCGAGCACGTGCCGAGTTGAAAGACCGGCTCAAGCGCGGCGGCACCAACCTCAAGCAGGTCCTGACGGACGCCGAGACCGATGAGGTCCTCGGCAAGATGAAGGTTTCCGCTCTGCTGGAAGCCCTGCCCAAGGTCGGCAAGGTCAAGGCGCAGGAGATCATGACCGAGCTGGAGATCGCTCCGACCCGCCGTCTGCGCGGCCTGGGCGACCGTCAGCGCAAGGCCCTGCTGGAAAAGTTCGACTTTTCCTGA
- the gmk gene encoding guanylate kinase — protein MNRVVVLSGPSAVGKSTVVRCLRERVPDLHFSVSATTRAPRPGEVDGVDYTFVSADEFQRLIDDGELLEWAEIHGGLQRSGTPARPVRDAIAAGRPVLIEVDLAGARAVKQAMPEVLTVFLAPPSWEALESRLIGRGTESAEVQARRLDTARAELAAQDSFDVTVVNSQLESACAELVSLLVGR, from the coding sequence ATGAACCGTGTTGTTGTGCTGTCCGGCCCCTCTGCCGTGGGCAAATCCACGGTCGTGCGCTGCCTGCGAGAGCGGGTGCCCGACCTGCATTTCAGTGTTTCCGCCACGACGCGTGCACCGCGTCCGGGCGAGGTCGACGGTGTCGACTACACATTCGTCTCGGCTGACGAGTTCCAGCGCCTCATCGATGACGGTGAGCTGCTGGAATGGGCCGAAATTCATGGGGGACTGCAGCGCTCGGGCACGCCCGCCCGCCCGGTCCGGGACGCCATCGCCGCTGGTCGGCCGGTTTTGATCGAGGTCGATCTGGCCGGGGCCCGGGCCGTCAAACAGGCCATGCCCGAGGTGTTGACGGTGTTCCTCGCGCCGCCCAGCTGGGAGGCGCTCGAGAGCCGTCTCATCGGCCGCGGCACCGAGAGCGCCGAGGTACAGGCCCGCCGCCTGGACACCGCGCGGGCCGAACTGGCCGCTCAGGACAGTTTCGATGTGACTGTTGTCAACAGTCAGTTGGAATCCGCCTGTGCAGAATTGGTATCCTTGCTGGTGGGCCGCTGA